In Thermodesulfovibrionales bacterium, one DNA window encodes the following:
- a CDS encoding chaperone NapD, with translation MIIVSGFIEVNNKDSIYSVIEALKKRNVEIHGVNEEKIVFLIERDFVGVGDIERRIRKELDSLKEIDGINNVYLAYFCLDDREG, from the coding sequence GTGATTATTGTGAGCGGATTTATAGAGGTTAATAATAAGGATTCAATATATTCTGTAATCGAGGCACTGAAGAAAAGAAATGTGGAGATTCATGGCGTAAATGAAGAAAAAATAGTATTCCTTATTGAAAGGGATTTTGTAGGTGTAGGAGATATAGAGAGACGTATAAGAAAGGAGCTTGATAGTCTTAAGGAAATAGATGGTATAAATAATGTATATCTTGCCTATTTCTGCCTTGATGATCGAGAGGGATAA